The genomic segment TGCCTAAGCCTAAACTCTTTATTACAAACTTCttacaacattttatttcagGAAACAGGGGTTataagataataattatatataaaaatacgaAATATGTATCAAAACATTTGATTTAACTAATATACTCTTATTTTATTGACTTAATCCCTCAATATTCAAAGACCGAATCGtgataaaaagactaaaatataaaacctCAAACAATAAGGATCTAATGTGCATGACTTGAAATTATagggctaaattgaagtttTCGTGCATGTGaatagttaaattgaaaaatagctctgttttttattgatattaattttggtccttattttttcaaattgttccaataataaactaaaattatattttgtaaaataaaattctagtttaactttgaaatattttatgacATACTGAATGaataagtaaaaaacaaattgaaataaaactcAACACATAAAATCATGTCAACATATGTAACGACTTGGCCCAACATGCTATGTATTGTCCATTTTGGGCCTCCCAGTCCATCAAATTCCAGGGCTTCTACCCAGGTTCCCCTCATGGTTTTGTTCTTGACAGCCACGCATGGCTCCAAAACACGTACAACATGTTAGTAACCAGCACTACTTATAAAGCCCTGGCTCTGGATGCTCGCTTCCAATATGGGATCTTACAATCCCCTACCTTAAGACGAGTCGTCCTCGGTTCTAATACCAAATGTAACGGCCTGGCCCAACATGCtatatattgtccgctttggacCTCCCAGTCCATCCAATTccagggcttccacccaggttcccctcacggttttgttttttgcagTCACACATGGCCCCAAAACGCGTACAACATGTTAGCAACCAGCACCACTTATAAAGCCCTGGCTCTGAATGCTCGCTTCCGATGTGGGATTTACAACATAacttcaaatgatgaaattgaaaaaaacaatttcaataacCATAGTGCAAATCTCGatgactataaaaaaataaccatagtgcaaaataataaaaatttataggaTCTAAAAGGAAAATGTTACCTAAAAGGGGTAGAACATTTActgtagctttttttttcttatcgtTACTCTATATCGATAGTCATTGTGAAttggaataataaaattatgattttgcccttaataaaaaaaaacataaatagccTTGGAAGTGGGAGGGTAAAgtggtttttttgttgttttgtacaTAGTAAAATTAGTAATATACcctcaaaaaccaaaaatcatGGGTTGGCAAGCAGgggtgttttctattttttttttccatttcaaatgcacaataaaattaccaaaataccCTTGAATTAAAGTTATATTTGCCTAGGTCAAGGCGTTTTACGTCTTTTCTATTtggttttgttattattattgtcaagtCTCTATTtggttttgttattattattgtcaagtCTGATCAGGGGCAACTTAGTATTTagacatgtataaaatataaattaatttttaaaagtcaatTGTTCATGACATTCACAAGGACACATGTGAATTATCTCATAATCTTTGTTCAGCGTGTACAATATCATTCGGAGGCCAAAACTAGACTTCCACGATGGCGTTTTATTTCTTATGGTGTAGCCTCCATTAATGGGTAgcatatttaacaaaaaaaatgttgcttTTTTACTTCGATggccatttctttttttcttccttctttcctCCCTCCTCCTTGATTTAAAAGCCTTCCCCTATACATTTTCAAAATagcccttcatttttttctttcaaatttggtccctattttttatttctatttttcttattttaaatattctttaGAATTGagattctttttcaatttaacccttctaagatttttttacctttaagatttagtccttatttttttactgttaaGCTTTTTTTAAGCATTCTTTTAATTCAACCCCTTTTTGAACCTGTTTGACATTGTGGTTGTGGGTGGGGTTGATAGTTAGCCACAAATATTAATGTTTGGTTAAGTTAAAAATGGAGTTTTGTTTGGTGGGACCCACTATAAATTGCGGTCGTGCCTCAGGTTTAACAAAAGCACAATTTACGTGCTTTGCAAACAGCAGTTGAGCCtccattgttcacgtgaacaatggaGAGGTGGAGAGTTAATTCACTCTTCATTGTTCTAGGCCGAACGAGTTCTGGCCCAAACCTAAATGCACTAGATTgggtccgacccagtaaaataaaaaaaattcaataaaatttctcaagttttgtgttttattcgaaaaactagtgtttaacattattcaatgacactaaaTAATTACATTAGAAGAAGATCCATTGAtgatgtagcatttgcagaatttgatcgcaatcccaattttactcctgatgatattttacctgatattgTTGCACGCTCAGGAAGCTatggaaactgtagtccttgtcggatggaTTTCGTATGTGATGGAATTGCAAATAGTTttatgaaacaataaaaaaaaaattatataaagtattgtttatttcatgatgtaataacagtagttaaatcaacaatatttcaattaaaaaccatcaatattaatgtcttttttagttattttataaccttaatttgaaaagcatttttaatcaaacacattaaattactttttgttcaatctcaatttcaaccacagttttaactaaacatatatttttccaaaccaacctcaactaaaaatacattttataaaataatttttttcaaatcataaccaTAAAAGCtaccataataccaaacacactagTAAAGTTATCCGATAGAATTGCCATGTAACCTAACTATTATATcaataccaattcaaaaataattatatttttttattaaaacttttcttttcatttaatctaaattttacgGATTTATTCACTAacaccagagtcaggaataccGTATTTTTTTTGCTACGCAATATTTACCAACATCAGAGTTAGAAgtatccgtagttgaatattcattgACACcaaagtcaggaatattacaaGCATACCATCGGTAGCATAGTATAACAAacctttagcaatttaagacaaaatcaacAATGTAGTCTACCTTAAGTAGGATGCTTAAGAGATGATAATATCTTCTGTTTTGCGTAACCAGTCTCGTGCCATATAATCTTTGTTGACTAATAAGGGTTTttagtgactataatactaggtggtgactccttaaACTAGacctttttttatcaaagatcGAACAAAATATCAGAAACCTGTTCTTTTCatgaagattaatttttaaaaggttGTGGCGACATCGAGTATGACAACAGCCAAGAGCCAAATTAGAGAAAACACCCTTAAACTCCTCGGTGCCCACCCCATTAGAAGTCCTAGCTGCCGCTTCATCAGTTGATAAGGTAGgaatttgatggaaaaaaacTATGACTTCATTTAACACAAGGTTGAAACAAATAATAGTAGTGCAAAAATAAATTCCCGTTCAGGGAAAAAAAGATTCTGGTTGCATTGGCTGAGCAATGTGCCTTCACCACATAACATTGGAACTACAGCTTCTAAGATCCAAAATCAAACCCATCAAGACGAAACAAAAGATATGAACACAAAATGGGATCTACCTTGCCTGTAATAATGTAATCGAGCATTTGTTAGCTGAATAATTTGCTGTGCCCTCGCTTGTTAAACTTGCTTCAGCTGGATccctttcaataaaaaaacctggATGTTTAGGCTGAGGTAATGTATTGTTATTACTCAACATCAAAACCACATATGACATGTCTGGCCTATCTTCTCGATTATCTTGAACACAGAGTAGAGCCACGTGAATTGAACGTAGCACTTGAGATAGATTGCATGCTTCAATTATTGATTGCCTAACCAGTTCCATAGGCCTCCCTTCTCGGAATAGTCTCCAAGcctaataaacaaaaacatgttaCCAATAGCAGATTTGGTATCTAGAAGTAAGAAATGTTTCCATTGACACAATGTTCTCTAGACTCTgagatccaaataaaaaaagagatgtgtGTCCGACATGCTTAACCTTCTCAGAATCGTTTTCTTTTCAATacttcttcatttcttttatcaatGTAAGGCGTACTATCAGTAGACATGACCAAGCTTATGGAAACCTGACACAGGTTTTAGAGTAAAGAGAAATGATGAGTCGAAGTAATATAGTTTTGACACTTACATGCCCTAGAAGGTTGAGATTGTGTTCTGGATGACTGAACCCCCTGTTCTTATATCCACTCACTATCTCTAGCACCAATACACCAAAGCTGAAGACATCCGATTTTAAGGAGTAGAGCCCTTCAGTTGCATACTCCGGGGAAATGTACCCACTGCATGTATTCAACGAATGTTAAGGTTGCATTTgcagaaaatgaaggaaaatcATATAACTTACTATGTTCCAACCACTTTATTGGTATTGGCTTCAATTTCATTTCCTCTAAAACTTCTAGCCATGCCAAAGTCTGAAATCTTTGGGTTCAATTCGTAATCCAGTAGAATATTGCTGGCTTTCAGGTCCCTATGAATTACTCTTAGTCGTGAATCTTGATGAAGATAAAGAAGTCCACGAGCTATTCCATTGATGATGTTGTACCGTGTTGGCCAATCTAGTAGCGTGTTCTCGGTTTCATCTGCACAATTATTTTCTCAGGTCAGTACATTATGGTCCATAAATGtgtatgaaagaaaacaaaacagctTGTGATGATTAACACTTGAAAAATTTGAAgttataatctcaaataaataaggtGGCAGGTGTGACAAAGAAAGTGGAGGAGATACTTCCCACCAGTCCTTTGTCATAAAGGCTATAAAGGAAGCTCAACAAATGGTTGTTTTTGGTGCTGTTGGCAGCCTCCTTTTCCTCAGAACtaccaaacttaattttaggtCTTTTCTCAAAGCAGTACTCACAGAGACTTGTTTTCTGTATTAGTACAAAGTCGGTGATAAAGAAGTATGATTACTAGCATGGATTTGTACAGGTTTTGAGAGATTCTTACTGAAAATATAAAAGTCCAAACTTTTGTTTGGCAGGAACTCATAGATTAACATCTTTTCATCCCCCTCAAAGCAGCATCCTAGAAGCTGCACTAGATTCCGGTGCTGAAATTTCACAATATACTCAACCTCAGTCTTGTACTCGCCAATTCCTTGTCTCGAATTCTTAGAAAGCCTCTTCACAGCAATTTCTCGCCCATCTGTTAATGTTCCCTGCGAAAAATCACTCGCTATCCTAAGTAAATCATACTTTGTCTAGTGAAAGTTGGGAATCATGATGGGATGTTGCATATTACTAGCAAACCTCATCTGTTGGAACTCATTCCAAACGGAATGCCTTTTTCAGTCATGTGGTGATAGGAGTTTATATCATGAATTTGGAAACCATCAAGATATTGTTTACAGATTAGTACCTTGTAAACAGACCCAAAACCCCCTTCTCCGAGTTTATTGTCAACAGAAAAATTATCTGTTGCACAAGCTAAAGTATCCAAATCAAACACATGTAGTTTTAGATCTTCCTTTTTGTGCTTGTTGTTTGACCTTCTTTCCAAAGCACCAGTACTTTTTCCTGCAAGCAGAACTGGtgtgtaaataaaaaagaagcaggagatctctatttttgttataatcaaaTTTCTTGAAGACAAAGAATAACAATTTGCGAGCACCTTGGAATACTCGAAATCAAATTCTCAATAAGGTAAAGCTCCTTTATGTAAATCGAGGGATGGGGCGATAGAAGTGGTTAGATGTTCATGCTGTGCAGATATATACCTTTTTTCTGATGCTTCCTTCTCCAAACATACAAGACCAAAACCAGTCCAAGCAGAAAAATTCCTGTAGAAAAAGTgcttattatgattattttcttCACATTGGAGTTAGCATTGATCTCTGCACCGTCACCATTATCTGCACCATAAGAGAGAGAAACTGAAGTTAAAAAACTGTAACAGGAAATGCAAAATGGCCATTGTATGTTTTTGGTTAGTAATTACTAATTAGAATGCGTGGGAAATTTTCTTCAGCTGATGGAATCCTTCCACTTCAGTTATCAAATCAGTCTATGATGTTAGAAAGTGATAACAGATTCgtaaattttcatgtttcatGTCATGTGATGTTCTGTAAAACCACAATAGGATGGCCTGAAAGAAGTGGAGGAGGCagaaattttgcttttaatgcCATTTGATTTCTATGCTACCTATTGCTTGAGCAAATTTAGTATTAGAACCAATCATTTAGGCAGTTAGGCAAGTCAATCAATGACTCACTACAATtaagaaattttgaattttctagtCTGAGGATAAGTTCATACCTAGTTCTATTGCAGCCATCCTGATATAAATATTTTGCTCGTTTTCAGAAAACCTTCTATTATCAATGAGGTCACCAAACCAGAGCAAGCATCCACTTCCTCCACCCCTGATGTCCATATTTGAATATGCTGTACAGCTGCAGTTCTTCAAGCACGTGTTCTTGCATTCCTCAAGATCCAAACTCTTGTCAAACCATGACGCTTTTGTCTCCGGCATCTTCACTCCAGAGAGCTTTCGAAACCCATCTCCAGAACAATTAAGTGGAGTCCTTCTAACACAGCCACTTGACCATACTGTCACGGCCCAGTCTGTTGGAACTTTTGGTACGAACCCATCCAAGCATTCACACACTGGAGAGCTATGAATATTGCATAAACCGTTTGCACCACATAGTGCATAGCGATCACAATTATCTGTGTTTGCTGTATCATAAAGCAACCAACTTTGCGTTCGCTCAATCCAAGCGAGGCTCGGGATATCGCCATTCTGATCTGTCATGAACCTCCAAAACATTGACTTATCAACAAGACTTTCTCTGTAGAATATCTCCTCCTCACTaataacaaattcaaatttgaatACGGGATTTGGTTTCAAGTTAGGTATCCCACTGAACCGCAGGCCATCCCATGGCCCTGATCTGTACTTCATTTTTGAACCTTGCTTCAGAACCAACTCAGGATATCCGTAAGGAATAAGTATACAAGTAAAGTTACCTCTGGAAGGATCATCTGGTGACTTCCACGATGTCATGTACCACTCCATGCCTGTTATTCTATTCCTTCCAAGCTTCATGCCTGGCAATATTGTATCAGTTGGATGTTCAAAACTCTGCCACAAGGAATTTTCCAGGCTATCACCCTCCTCTTTCACAACAAGGTTTCCTGAATCCAGAAGCTGAGCAGCTGGATTAGAAGCAGATCTCGATGAGTTGGAAGACCAAATTATGGTCCCATTCTGATTGAGAATGGCAAGAATTCCCAAGTCAGTTAGCGTTAAAACACCTGATGAATCATTAAGGGGGGTCTCTCTATTGGCAACCCAAACTATAGTCACGACAGGTATCTTGCCATACCATATCCCCACGTATCGGTTCTTGGATTTTCCAGGG from the Populus nigra chromosome 9, ddPopNigr1.1, whole genome shotgun sequence genome contains:
- the LOC133703360 gene encoding G-type lectin S-receptor-like serine/threonine-protein kinase At4g27290, producing the protein MGVPTEHCILVLLFCSSLLLIVETGTATDTINTTHSIRDGDTIVSAEGTYVLGFFSPGKSKNRYVGIWYGKIPVVTIVWVANRETPLNDSSGVLTLTDLGILAILNQNGTIIWSSNSSRSASNPAAQLLDSGNLVVKEEGDSLENSLWQSFEHPTDTILPGMKLGRNRITGMEWYMTSWKSPDDPSRGNFTCILIPYGYPELVLKQGSKMKYRSGPWDGLRFSGIPNLKPNPVFKFEFVISEEEIFYRESLVDKSMFWRFMTDQNGDIPSLAWIERTQSWLLYDTANTDNCDRYALCGANGLCNIHSSPVCECLDGFVPKVPTDWAVTVWSSGCVRRTPLNCSGDGFRKLSGVKMPETKASWFDKSLDLEECKNTCLKNCSCTAYSNMDIRGGGSGCLLWFGDLIDNRRFSENEQNIYIRMAAIELDNGDGAEINANSNVKKIIIISTFSTGIFLLGLVLVLYVWRRKHQKKGKSTGALERRSNNKHKKEDLKLHVFDLDTLACATDNFSVDNKLGEGGFGSVYKGTLTDGREIAVKRLSKNSRQGIGEYKTEVEYIVKFQHRNLVQLLGCCFEGDEKMLIYEFLPNKSLDFYIFNETENTLLDWPTRYNIINGIARGLLYLHQDSRLRVIHRDLKASNILLDYELNPKISDFGMARSFRGNEIEANTNKVVGTYGYISPEYATEGLYSLKSDVFSFGVLVLEIVSGYKNRGFSHPEHNLNLLGHAWRLFREGRPMELVRQSIIEACNLSQVLRSIHVALLCVQDNREDRPDMSYVVLMLSNNNTLPQPKHPGFFIERDPAEASLTSEGTANYSANKCSITLLQAR